Proteins from a single region of Candidatus Kryptoniota bacterium:
- a CDS encoding cyclic nucleotide-binding domain-containing protein gives MRTQSLDIDLGKTTVFAGLAEDKLAKIASIVTVKNFPADQLVFKEGESGDSIFILLSGEVEVSKSLVIHSSGAAVDPRDKSLLRLSAKNFPFFGEMSLFDKESARSATVRTSAPSRFAVINLADFVKLAESDYEIGYRTMLNVAWVLSDRLNKTNNDLLKVTTALGIALER, from the coding sequence ATGAGAACTCAATCGCTTGATATCGATCTGGGCAAGACAACGGTGTTTGCCGGTCTTGCCGAAGACAAGCTCGCGAAGATCGCCAGCATCGTCACAGTAAAGAACTTTCCGGCCGACCAGTTGGTTTTCAAGGAAGGCGAAAGCGGCGACAGCATTTTCATCCTTCTTTCCGGTGAAGTCGAAGTTTCCAAGTCGCTCGTCATTCACTCATCCGGTGCCGCGGTCGATCCCCGCGACAAGTCGCTGCTCCGGCTCTCGGCAAAAAATTTTCCGTTCTTCGGAGAGATGTCTCTCTTCGATAAGGAGAGCGCGAGGAGCGCAACGGTTCGTACTTCGGCCCCGTCCAGGTTCGCCGTGATCAATCTCGCGGATTTCGTCAAGCTGGCGGAATCCGATTATGAAATCGGATACAGAACCATGCTCAATGTGGCATGGGTGTTGAGCGATCGGCTCAACAAGACGAATAACGATTTGCTGAAAGTGACTACCGCCCTCGGCATCGCACTGGAGAGATAA
- a CDS encoding valine--tRNA ligase, whose product MSREIPKTYSPSEIEDKWYKFWLDKKLFEARVNPEKKPYTVVIPPPNITGILTMGHVLNNSIQDAFVRWKRMKGYEACWVPGTDHAGIATQNVVEKSLAKEGKDRHALGREKFVELVWKWRENYGGAIIKQLKKLGVSCDWTRERFTMDSGLSHAVQEVFVRLYKKGLVYRGKYIVNWCPKDHTAISDDEVEYQEKNGKLYFLKYPLEDGSGHITVATTRPETMLGDVAVAVNPADERYKKYVGQNLVLPLVGRKMRVIADDYVDREFGTGAVKITPAHDPNDFRVAERHGLEKVVVLDISAKVNENAPAKYRGLDRFKARKQVVEDLDALGLVEKIVDYNLSVGECYRCHTVVEPYLSDQWFVKMRPLAEPALKAVRERKIKFYPEHWLKTYENWMENIRDWCISRQLWWGHRIPVWYCKECGELTVSTSEPSVACPKCGKRSYKQDEDVLDTWFSSWLWPFSVFGWPDKMDDVKYFYPTDTLVTAPDIIFFWVARMVMSGIEFMGDIPFKDVYFTSIIRDMQGRKMSKSLGNSPDPLDVIEKYGADALRFTILYLAPLGQDVLFSAEKCEIGRNFANKIWNAGRFLLMNRDKLEVSAAPDNSVFDFADRWIISRMNRTIRDLNDALGVFRINEAAKIIYDFVWHDYCDWYVEMVKERLNLEPAAMTRAIITANAISVFENALKLLHPIMPFITEELYNVMQTGQESITVAEFPEADGRFISDAVDNEMSLVQETITAIRSIRKEADVPPGVLVDIVIKPNDDSTLDTLSVNQAYIRRLAKVESLSIGFTLHKPATSASTVIRGTEIFVSLEGLVNADAERSRLEKEMNRLKSAISGIEAKLKNEQFVQRAPANVIDKEKIKLDSMKGSLAKLEQNYQAIK is encoded by the coding sequence ATGAGCAGAGAAATTCCCAAAACATATTCACCTTCCGAAATCGAAGACAAGTGGTACAAATTCTGGCTCGACAAAAAATTATTCGAAGCGAGAGTAAATCCTGAAAAGAAACCATATACAGTAGTCATCCCCCCACCTAACATCACCGGCATCCTTACCATGGGACATGTCCTCAACAATTCCATCCAGGATGCATTTGTCCGCTGGAAGAGAATGAAGGGCTATGAGGCCTGCTGGGTTCCGGGCACCGATCATGCAGGCATAGCAACTCAAAACGTCGTGGAGAAAAGTCTCGCTAAAGAGGGGAAGGATCGCCACGCACTGGGAAGAGAGAAATTTGTCGAGCTCGTCTGGAAATGGAGAGAGAATTACGGCGGGGCAATTATCAAACAGTTGAAAAAGCTCGGCGTTTCATGCGATTGGACACGCGAAAGATTTACGATGGACTCCGGTTTGTCGCATGCGGTTCAGGAAGTTTTTGTGAGATTGTACAAGAAGGGACTTGTCTATCGTGGAAAATACATCGTCAACTGGTGCCCGAAGGATCATACGGCGATAAGTGACGACGAAGTCGAATACCAGGAAAAGAACGGCAAACTCTATTTCCTGAAGTATCCGCTTGAGGATGGAAGCGGGCATATCACTGTCGCTACAACTCGTCCTGAGACGATGCTTGGAGACGTAGCGGTTGCGGTTAATCCCGCCGATGAACGGTATAAGAAGTATGTGGGACAAAATCTCGTCCTTCCCCTGGTCGGCAGAAAGATGAGAGTAATCGCTGATGACTATGTTGACAGGGAGTTCGGGACAGGCGCTGTCAAGATCACTCCCGCTCACGATCCGAACGATTTCCGGGTCGCTGAACGCCACGGCCTTGAGAAGGTTGTGGTCCTCGATATCTCGGCTAAGGTCAATGAGAATGCTCCCGCAAAATACAGAGGTCTGGATCGATTCAAAGCAAGAAAACAGGTGGTCGAGGATCTCGATGCACTCGGACTCGTTGAGAAAATCGTCGATTACAATTTGTCAGTCGGTGAATGCTACAGGTGCCACACTGTCGTAGAACCGTATCTTTCCGATCAGTGGTTCGTGAAGATGCGCCCTCTCGCGGAGCCGGCGTTGAAAGCCGTTCGTGAGAGGAAAATCAAATTCTACCCGGAGCACTGGCTGAAGACATATGAAAACTGGATGGAAAATATAAGGGATTGGTGCATAAGCCGGCAGCTCTGGTGGGGCCACAGGATCCCGGTTTGGTACTGCAAGGAGTGCGGTGAACTCACTGTTAGCACAAGCGAGCCTTCGGTGGCATGTCCGAAATGCGGAAAAAGATCTTACAAGCAGGACGAAGATGTTCTGGACACCTGGTTCTCTTCGTGGCTGTGGCCGTTCTCCGTTTTTGGCTGGCCGGACAAAATGGACGATGTAAAATATTTCTATCCGACCGACACGCTGGTCACCGCGCCGGACATAATTTTCTTCTGGGTTGCGCGGATGGTGATGTCGGGGATCGAGTTCATGGGCGACATACCGTTCAAAGATGTTTATTTCACGAGTATCATCCGCGATATGCAGGGGAGAAAGATGTCCAAGTCGCTCGGCAATTCTCCCGATCCGCTCGATGTGATAGAAAAGTACGGAGCCGACGCGCTCAGGTTCACAATACTCTATCTCGCCCCACTCGGTCAGGACGTTTTGTTTTCAGCCGAGAAGTGCGAGATCGGTCGCAACTTTGCTAACAAGATCTGGAATGCCGGGCGATTTCTTCTTATGAACCGCGACAAGCTTGAAGTATCTGCGGCACCCGATAATTCCGTTTTTGATTTCGCCGACCGATGGATCATCAGCAGAATGAACCGCACGATCCGCGACCTCAACGACGCGCTCGGGGTTTTCCGGATCAACGAAGCGGCGAAGATCATTTATGACTTCGTATGGCATGATTACTGTGACTGGTATGTAGAAATGGTTAAGGAACGGTTGAACCTGGAACCTGCCGCGATGACGCGAGCCATAATTACTGCCAATGCAATTTCTGTATTTGAAAACGCGCTTAAGCTCCTGCATCCGATCATGCCCTTCATAACGGAAGAGCTGTACAACGTTATGCAGACCGGACAGGAAAGCATAACCGTAGCCGAATTTCCCGAGGCGGATGGGCGATTCATCAGCGATGCTGTAGATAACGAAATGAGTCTCGTGCAGGAGACTATCACTGCGATAAGATCGATCCGAAAAGAAGCTGACGTGCCGCCTGGTGTTCTGGTGGACATAGTGATAAAACCTAATGATGATTCGACCCTGGATACGTTGTCAGTTAACCAGGCGTATATCAGGCGACTCGCGAAGGTCGAGTCGCTGAGCATCGGTTTCACTTTGCATAAGCCCGCGACTTCTGCCAGCACGGTCATCAGAGGCACTGAGATTTTTGTTTCCCTCGAGGGTCTCGTGAACGCCGACGCGGAGCGTAGCCGGCTGGAAAAGGAAATGAATCGCCTGAAAAGCGCCATTTCTGGAATTGAGGCGAAGCTGAAGAATGAACAGTTCGTACAGCGCGCACCGGCAAATGTAATTGATAAGGAAAAGATTAAACTCGATTCAATGAAAGGGAGTCTCGCCAAACTTGAACAGAACTATCAGGCAATCAAATAG